The sequence below is a genomic window from Gammaproteobacteria bacterium.
AATGGTAGCTGCGGGTAGCGTGGTGACACCGGGTAAGGTGTTAGAAAGTGGCTATTTATATGCTGGCTCACCTGCGAGACAAGTTAGACCTTTAAAAGAAGCAGAATTAGCTTATTTAAAATTTTCAGCCCAACATTATATTGAGTTGAAAAATGATTATTCAAATACGGGCTAGTGCCAAACCGCTATATTGGTCGTGTCAAAAATTTGCAGGTAATCTTTATTCTTCTCGTCAATGCCACCGCTGTAACCATTGAGACGACCGAAACCTTGCGTATTTTTCACAGGCTTTATCTCTCTCATACCGGCTAACACCGGTATCGTCTCACGTTTTTCTACAACATTGCCTGACACTTTATCATAGCCACTAAGGCGACCTTGATTGCTTGTTGTGTTACTTTTGTCGACAACAATGACATCTGCCACAGGCAAAGTCTTTACCGCCTTCCCATGGGCTTTTGCATAGCCGTTTAAACGGCCCATGTTATCGGCATTAGCACTGCTTAAAGGCAAGGCAACGGTCAACAACAATAAACTTACCGTCATTAATTTCATAGCAACTCCTGGACATGTCCTTATGCCAATAAAATATTAGTTGCCAGGATTATCAGGTTTAAACTGTGAAAACGTAAATTGTATTTACTTATACAGGGCATTAAGAATTTTAATGGGTCTTTATACCAATAAGATAAACTAATCAAAACGATAGGCTGTCTATATTAGTGTGTTCTACCAGACAGGGTTACTCGCCAATACGCATGAGCAAACCATCTCGACGTGCCACAGAGAAGACGTGAAGAAACACGGCAATGGATACCAACAAATATACTAAATTAAGTAGGCTTGCCGTATAAAATAAATTCAGCGGAAACTGGTTCTCGAGCATCACGGCGCGCAAGCCTTCAAACACATGGCTGGCGGGTAACCACCATGCCAGTGTCTGTGCCCATTGTGGCAATATTTCTATGGGATAAAAAATACCGCTAAGTGGCGCCACAGCAAAGACAACGACCCAGGCCAGGCTTTCTGCGCCGACACCAAAGCGTAGTACCAACGCAGCGACAATAAGACCCATAGCCCAACCCATTACTAATAGATTAGTGAAGAATGCTAATAAAGGTAGGCCAAGATCAAAGATCGAATAGTGATACATGACAATAGCTAACAAGGCAGCAACGCCTACACCAATCACGGTACGAAC
It includes:
- a CDS encoding ABC transporter permease; its protein translation is MNRAYQDSSVQRIYAMCLRYLYLLRSSWPRIVELAYWPTVQMILWGLISQFFAENSTWLAQAAGILIGAVLLWDVVFRGQLGVSLVFFEELHARNLAHLFVSPLRPIELIASLLLISFVRTVIGVGVAALLAIVMYHYSIFDLGLPLLAFFTNLLVMGWAMGLIVAALVLRFGVGAESLAWVVVFAVAPLSGIFYPIEILPQWAQTLAWWLPASHVFEGLRAVMLENQFPLNLFYTASLLNLVYLLVSIAVFLHVFSVARRDGLLMRIGE